The nucleotide window CAAGCCTTGCAGAATGAACTAGACAAAACCAAAGAGGTAAGTTAGCCACATATGTGTACAACACATCTATCAATTTTTGTTTAATCTCTGAACTCATTGGCCAATTTCAGCCATAAAAAAACTCTGAACCATCAATTATCAGATTGGTTATGgtataaatacacacatgcattcatTTTACTGCCCTCCAATAGTCtcaaaagagaagaggaagcaaGGACGCCCAGAAGACGGATAGAAAATCTGCACAAACTCCTACAGAGGTAAGAAGATAAGGGAGTCGTTTCCTACAATTTTTCTGTTATTGACACAGGAGAAATCACATTGCTCAAAAAAAATGGGAAAGTTTATCTCGAAGGAACATCTTCCACTTTGTACCACTCACGATAAAGgataatcacattttttaaaaaccaccCTTCTCTCTTAGCTACTTAGGTCcatatttctaaaaaaaagtgctgtcATGATCTTTTCTAGACACCACTTAGACTAACTGAAGTGAACATTAAACCTGGAGGCTTCCTCGATCCTTTTATAATTTCCTCAACTCATCTTGCTTTCAAACTGAGGTTATAATAGGTCAAAGTGGGAGCTCCAGTCATCTGAAAGAAGTGTATATTTGAAGGAAGGCTAAGAGTTTTCAGAGCCTCTGCAATTTAAGATTCAGGATGAGTCAAACATCCAATGAAAGATTACGTTTTGGCTTACAAAAAACTTTGCTACAAAATCTTCTCTTTAATCCTAAACCTTTCCAACTTTCCGTCTTATTCAGGATTAAGTTGTGACCATTTCTACTTAAATGCTCTCTAGTATCTTATGCAAGTCTGTATGCATCACTGTTTTAGGAGGACAATGAGGACCTTAAGTGCCAACTAGCTTTTATCAAAGAGGAAGCAGTGCTCATGCGGAAGAAGACAGCCAAGATTGACAAAGAGAAGGACCGTCTGGAGCAAGAGCTGCAAAAGTATCGCTCTTTCTATGGAGAACTGGACAGCACCCATCCTAAAGGAGAGGCTGGGGGTCCTCCCACCACCCGCGAGTCAGAGCTGAAGCTACGGCTCCGTCTAGTGGAGGAGGAGGCCAACATCCTGGGAAGGAAAATAGTCGAATTGGAGGTAAAGAGGGTGGTGTAAGATGGATCTATTGTGGGAATGATGCTTGAGTTGTAGTCCTCTGAGTAttaatgttttcttcctctATCCTCAAGGTCGAGAACCGTGGCCTGAGGGCTGAGCTTGATGACCTCCgtggtgaaggagagggtgctggaGGCGATGGGTGTGGAGCGATGGGTGGGCCAGGTGCAGGTCGAGGCTTTGGTGATGACCTAACAGAGCTTCgacagcagctgcagctggTGGAGGACGAGGCAGAGCTGCTGCGGAGGAACCTAGCTGATGTTGAAGATCAAAACAAGAGGGTGACTGGCGAGCTGAATAAGTTACGGTTCAAAGCCGGGACCCACGAAGGAGGCGCCAGGCATGggggaggagcaggagggggtGCAGGAGGTGGAGGAATGGATAGCGCTAAGGCTGAAGCCTTGCAGGAGGAGTTGAAAGCAGCAAGGCTACAGATAAATGACCTCAGTGGCAAGGTATTACAAACTTATTGACTGTTTTACATTGATGAAATCATTtcaatttcttattttattaggATTATTAAAGAAAAATCAGTTCTGAAATGACTCTACTTTAAAGTTTACAATAttagtttttaaataaaaatagctTCAATCCTAAATGTTATAATCTTTATCAGATACTGTCAATTTTTGTATGAATTCGGATATAGAAAAACATGACTGAGTCTCCAGTTGTGCTAGCAGTTTCCTAAAGCTATACTTATATAACAGTACTTTTAGCTAAATACTATATTAGCGTGAAGATTTGCAAAAACTGTGCCAGAATGTATTAATTCattacatttgtattttaatgtaatGTTAAGGGTTGTAACGGTTACTGTTTCAGTTAAGTTTCTAAGTATGTTAACACCAAAACATCCCACCAAAAAAAACACTAGTGTCCAGCTTATTCAGGAAATTATAATCCTTTTTAACAGAAGTTAAGCTCTGCTAGCACTTCTGTGATGCTTTGTGAAACAGAGCAGTGCTGTAACTTAAGTACCTATGCCAAAATCCTAACATGTTCTGAATATAAGCTAACACCATGACATTTGGaacaaacagcaaaaataaTAAGAAGTAATGACTGTCTTTGTTCATATTCAGAGCATACTGTCTCTTGTTAAGTTTGGGATAATGTAAAAGGAGGGTGGTTATGTgaaaatagaatcctgacagggtgagacctTAGAGAGAGTTAGGAATCATCAAAGCCAGCATGTTTAGTTCCATCCAATCAGACCAGGGTGGTAGATTACCAGACATGTCACTAGAGTAGCTAAAAGTCACCTTTTGTTAAGCTTTTTCAAATTATGTCCTTCTTATTGAAAATTGTATTACAAACGTTTGTCACTGTactcctctttgtcttttttgcaGGTGATGCAGCTGCAGTATGAGAATCGAGTACTTCTCTCCAACATGCAGCGCTATGACCTGGCGTCCCATCTCTCCCTGCGGCCTAGCCCGCGAGACAGTGATGCAGAGAGTGATGCCGGAGGCGCAGCAAGTGGTCGCAGAGAGAGCGACGAGGACTCCACTTCCTCCCGTCTTCTCCCACCGCACCGCAAACGTGAGGGTCCAGTGGGTGGGGAAAGTGACTCCGATGAGGTCAGAAACAATAATGGCAGCAGCCGCTGCATGACGCCTACAAGAGGCCTCTACACCCCCCCTGGACCTGAGGGTGCCGCCTCCTCCGCCTTGGCCCGCTTCCTGCCCAGTGGACGGTGCAGTCTGCGCGACAGGCAGCAAATGATCGACATACGAGTGGAAGCCGAGAGGCTGGTTCGGACCATCGATCGGCTCATTGCTGATACAGCCACAGTGATCTCAGAGGCGAGGGTCTTCGTTTCAAATGGTGACCTGATGTTTGgtagaggggaggagggagcggAGGATGATGGGAGCAGGATCAGGGAGCATGAGCTGCTTTATCGCATTAACGCTCAAATGAAGGCCTTCAGAAAAGAACTGCAGGCCTTCATCGACAGACTGGAAGTGCCGAGGCTTGAGGACAGGGAGTCAGACGAGCCGCTGTCTGTGAGTTTTATCTGATATCTGAGTATCCTGGTGGGTTGTGAAATATCTCAATAAATGTAACACTAATTCTGTTTCTTCCTTTCCCCCACTTAATCCAACCTCGTTTTTCTCATCTGTTATGGTTTGTCATCCTCCAGATGTTCCAGCCGATCATTTTGCTCATCCTCATacttgttttgttctcatcccTCTCTTACGCCACCATCTTTAAACTAGTCTTTctttttactcttttctttGTCCTGTGATGTATGCCTCCCTTAATTCACGTCAtcccttgtttgttttttgctcttttttttttttctttcctgcatCCTTTGTTGCCAAGGTAACCAAAAGCACAGGAAAAGCTCAGCACTTGCCAAGATTGCAGTCACAGTCAAGACTGATTGGCTAGATTCAACACTGGAGTCTACATTATCCCTAACACATCACTGACAGCATCCATTCCTCAAGAAGGTGAGTTAACCCTAGCGCTATAACAAGGTAGTCCCATTAAAAATGTGAGGTACCAACAGTACAAAAAAAGCAGCAGTGTTTAAAACCATCAAAACCTGAAAGTCCAGATTTTGCATGGACAGGATCGCTGCATTAAAGCAATCAACAAACAGTAGTGAACTGACGAAACTGCACCGCTAGCTGGAGTCCTGGCTTACATGTGTCTTCCTGTTGTATCCAGAGCAATCATCCACTCGTGAGCTGTTGTATgttgtaaaaactaaaacaacttgATTTTGATGTTCCATCAGTGTCACAAATCCCAAAATTTTGCAGATGATGAAGGATTCCATGATAATAAACAAAATTCTAACAGACACGGTAAAAAACTGCGACTACAAACCAGTCTAGCTTCCACTGACTCCTCCTACTGTCTGTGCCACACACAATCTTATATGAAAGAGATATTGTCTTCTCATCAAAAAAGGAACCAAAATAGCATAAAGAACAACCAAATCCTTTTTACATGCTTTACCACAACAATTTTCAACTATACTAACGctaaataaatctataaataGTCATTAATAACCTGAAACACTACTATGCCCCATACAAGTAGGGTAGCCTATAGAATCATGTAAcacgatcatagactgtataaaatatggacgtagtatccgtgacgtcacccatctgttccttagcgctgctttgaagccaatcggcggcggtaGCCATATCGGAAATGcaaaactcaaccaggcatagtgtgacgtaaagaggcggagtttgagcctcttagccaacatgtgtttattgtatcttcattttgaggtttagggtagtttattgtttgtatatttttgttgtttgtttacagtatgGTTTATTTCggggtcagttaattaggttatttatgggtcatgtgttaggggtggggatattcagttcatttactccacctgttttcttttgtttggaggtagagagagggggtgagctgggtctccatACTTTTTGTAGACCGCTTATTTTTCTCTTATTATTGCTTATTTTCGCTATTTTCGTTTGTGCACTTTGAGTTAAACTTCTAAATTAACTTTTTGTAcattagtgatttttgcttttagcgcATCCCACACTTTACTAGTCCCAacgtcagcctctcagcggcttttggctcttcGTAGTCACTACAGGACTAAACAAAGAGATCAAACATATGATGAGTGGGCTTTACAGGTGCTACTAGGCTCATTATTTTACATTAGGTCAAAGCCAGGTCAGGTGTCTCCTACTACTTCCAGTTTTGCTGCTAAGTTAGTGAACAGCTGCTGGACCCTGCTTCATGATGAGGTTGTATGATAAGGGTATTTCTTATCTATCTTggcaataaaagaaaaaacatatttccaaCAAAGTCAAACTGATTCTTTAAGTTAGCAGGTGTGTAAACAGAAACCAGCTCTATCAGCCATGAGATGTAGCTTAAAGTCCTGAAAAGCTAGGTTATAAATGCATGCTATAGAAAGAAATTGAAGTCATCTAAGGTTAGCATTGCCTTCATTGAGCTTTAAGGTCACAAGCGGAACCCTAATCACTTTTCCTTACAGCTATATGACCTGGTGTAACCTTGTTGCTAAATATATTTCCTCTTGTAACATATGATGACAGCAGTcccctcctctttgtttttcagaacAACACTTGCTGTACCATCCTGCTGTTGTTCGCTCAAGGTAAAGTAaggataaagtttgtttttaaccctctCTTAAACTTCTGAAAGGTTTGACGGGGAACACAACAGGTGGAGGAATACTGGGGATGATCCCGGGGATTCAAACTGGAAGGAATTCTTGTGATTAAGTAGAGAGCCACATGTTAGATCTTGCCAGGGGGAGGGATTGGGGGAGTCTGTAAATTCCCAGCAGGACCCCTGATTAGAGGTAGGCATTAGTAATTGATGTTGTGGCAGATGAACAGTAGCAACTGCCTTCAGAAGTCAATGCGGCGGGATGAGTCAAGATCACAAAGATGTCACATGTGCTGGGACAAAGAGTGAGATTCTGCAAATGTAGCTCTTTTGCACagttacatacatacatacacaatcTGGAGCTGTATGTAGTTTTAATGGGTTATCACTTTACATAAATTCAAGAAAATGTTGTGCTATGtaaggtggccctgaaggacaaaacaaatttacaaaagatgaaacacttttacaaagttggagacaaatttacattttggaaaaattttataaaacaaaattacatcagcaaaacacttttaccaaggccaaaacaatttttcaaaatcaaaaaagcacatttacaagcggtgagacaattttacaaacgacagaccacttttaccattcctgaaacaaattgACATTAATttttaacggaaagggaatgtgcCAAACACAGAAAGTGATCCGGTACAAAacggagtaccagtacc belongs to Notolabrus celidotus isolate fNotCel1 chromosome 13, fNotCel1.pri, whole genome shotgun sequence and includes:
- the LOC117823905 gene encoding protein SOGA3-like isoform X1, with product MKPTTSVAADPPSSSDNSAGRRKRRQQHRAPSPATAQERATKRAQRQSGRSTSPLTAGRSRTTGEKESLRSADGREREPEGRGGAAAVHPDGAEAGVFGTNRADAVEEDPINSSAPARRSTLRLPCFTADATQHFLPSSSPAEVRGRRAGEENERAGVSVGCGPGLGLGLWRGGCLQAELIQFHLQKRLKRRGANMQTKSDNVGSEEGAVGEPEPVAEATEAGSVTQQDQEQDQAFEDEMERLIDENEDLKIEIEEMRAEMDEMRDTFYEEDTCQLQEMRRELERANKNCRILQYRLRKAERKRLRYAQTGEIDEELLRSLEQDLKVAKDVSVRLHHELEKVEEKRTKTEDENEKLRQKLIEVEVTKQALQNELDKTKESQKRRGSKDAQKTDRKSAQTPTEEDNEDLKCQLAFIKEEAVLMRKKTAKIDKEKDRLEQELQKYRSFYGELDSTHPKGEAGGPPTTRESELKLRLRLVEEEANILGRKIVELEVENRGLRAELDDLRGEGEGAGGDGCGAMGGPGAGRGFGDDLTELRQQLQLVEDEAELLRRNLADVEDQNKRVTGELNKLRFKAGTHEGGARHGGGAGGGAGGGGMDSAKAEALQEELKAARLQINDLSGKVMQLQYENRVLLSNMQRYDLASHLSLRPSPRDSDAESDAGGAASGRRESDEDSTSSRLLPPHRKREGPVGGESDSDEVRNNNGSSRCMTPTRGLYTPPGPEGAASSALARFLPSGRCSLRDRQQMIDIRVEAERLVRTIDRLIADTATVISEARVFVSNGDLMFGRGEEGAEDDGSRIREHELLYRINAQMKAFRKELQAFIDRLEVPRLEDRESDEPLSMFQPIILLILILVLFSSLSYATIFKLVFLFTLFFVL
- the LOC117823905 gene encoding protein SOGA3-like isoform X2; its protein translation is MKPTTSVAADPPSSSDNSAGRRKRRQQHRAPSPATAQERATKRAQRQSGRSTSPLTAGRSRTTGEKESLRSADGREREPEGRGGAAAVHPDGAEAGVFGTNRADAVEEDPINSSAPARRSTLRLPCFTADATQHFLPSSSPAEVRGRRAGEENERAGVSVGCGPGLGLGLWRGGCLQAELIQFHLQKRLKRRGANMQTKSDNVGSEEGAVGEPEPVAEATEAGSVTQQDQEQDQAFEDEMERLIDENEDLKIEIEEMRAEMDEMRDTFYEEDTCQLQEMRRELERANKNCRILQYRLRKAERKRLRYAQTGEIDEELLRSLEQDLKVAKDVSVRLHHELEKVEEKRTKTEDENEKLRQKLIEVEVTKQALQNELDKTKESQKRRGSKDAQKTDRKSAQTPTEEDNEDLKCQLAFIKEEAVLMRKKTAKIDKEKDRLEQELQKYRSFYGELDSTHPKGEAGGPPTTRESELKLRLRLVEEEANILGRKIVELEVENRGLRAELDDLRGEGEGAGGDGCGAMGGPGAGRGFGDDLTELRQQLQLVEDEAELLRRNLADVEDQNKRVTGELNKLRFKAGTHEGGARHGGGAGGGAGGGGMDSAKAEALQEELKAARLQINDLSGKVMQLQYENRVLLSNMQRYDLASHLSLRPSPRDSDAESDAGGAASGRRESDEDSTSSRLLPPHRKREGPVGGESDSDEVRNNNGSSRCMTPTRGLYTPPGPEGAASSALARFLPSGRCSLRDRQQMIDIRVEAERLVRTIDRLIADTATVISEARVFVSNGDLMFGRGEEGAEDDGSRIREHELLYRINAQMKAFRKELQAFIDRLEVPRLEDRESDEPLSVTKSTGKAQHLPRLQSQSRLIG